gaacgaatgaaaaaaccgcAAAAAATTGGTCAAAAacatttcaaattcaaattttttttttacacttatcattattattcgaatacaatgttagaaatttaattaatatgtttaaatttacatgtattcgtaaatattgaaaatttacacatgtgtaagttttctcatttacacatgtgtaaaaaatctaataagAGTGACTTTGAGAGAATAATtaaattatttgatgttgtaaattctttttttaatgttgtatcttaattacaatgaggtttgtattaaaaaaaattgattttgattGGTTTTCTCATTCGTTCTCACAGTTCTCGCAAGAAAACCCATATTCGTTAAGAAAACTAAGAAACTCAAATGAATGGACCTCCTTTTGCCACGTGTTACACTTTTTTGCAGACTGTGCTACGTGTAACAACCAGAGGCTGCCACGTGTTTCGTGTAACAACTTTTGCAGACTTTAAGCTTTTTCTGAAAAAGTAAACGTTGTTACGTAACACATGGCAGTCTCTGGTTGTTACACATAACACGTCTACAAAAAGGTGTACCACGTGGCAAAGGGAAGTCCATTCATTTGGGTTTCTTAGTTTTCTTAACTAATATGGGATTTTTTCCTATaattgccctatatatatatatatatatatatatatatatatatatatatatatatatatatatatatatatatatatatatatatatatatataatgtgacACGAAACTTTAAAACAAATTATACCTAGCTTAACCGCTAAAGTAGATGATAAAAGACCAAATGTAAAAGCGAATGGTGCTGCAATCACAACAGCTTGAGTTTTCAGCTCATCGATCTGCAAATTTGGATGCAAAAATAAAAGTTACAAGAACAAATACAAAATTCAAAAGATCTGGCatttttgttaaagtatataacacacattttttttttttttttgaataatcAGCATAAagatatatgtgtatgtatgctAATGTCCCTAGTTCAGAGAACATCCACCAACTTTAAACGAAAATTATGACAACTAAAATTCTTGTATGCCTATATACATTTTAAAGTTGAACACAAACAGAAGCAATATTTCGATAAAAATGGCCGGAGATTGTTGGTTTTAAGGTGAAAATGCTAACCAGAAGCTGCTCGATGACAAAGAAGTAGCAAAGTGTACTTATCAAAACCAGGCGCACAAAATCCTGCCAGGCGCTGCATAAACATATAAGAACTATCCATATAATATAACCAAAATGGACAAAGTATAatttaataaatacataaaagatCAGAGATTATGCACCTTATGGTTTCTGGACTCAAACCTTGTTGATTTCGTGCGTTTATGTTTTGTCTTTGAGCATAACTACGCATACGAAACAAAGTGACAGGTAAGTTTGAGACTTCTCTACGACAAACTTCACAGGTTTTGTCCCCTCTGAGATTAAACCATTTAACTGCACATTCTTCATGCACAAGCCTAAGTGCACCTTTGCAGCTGCATTCCATCTTAAGCTGATTTCCTTCAGCACATGGTTCCATACATATCCTGCAAACCGCTTCTTCCTCATCAATCTCCTCCTCAGTTTCCACTTGAGCAGGGATGATTTCATCTACaaacacaaaaataaaatatataaactatgTTAAAATTTACATACGACTAATAGTTGTAGTTACAATATGACAGTCTAAACGTACCATCggcactttcaatttgatcattATCTTTTCGGGCTGCAAATGAGACTGATCTTACAACGACAATGTTCCGCAAGGGCACAGAGAGAGACCTTGAAACATGAGGTTTCACCGCCATTATCTGCATGAGAGACAATACATAATCATCTTCAATGTTTGGATGAATATATATTCTGCTTTTGTTAATATGATTCAAAATAAACAACCGAACCATATCAAATCTTTAACATCCTGTCCCTTCTACCAACCAATATTGTCCATTTTGCCTACGAGGGGCACATATTTATTTTTTGTCGCCCAGGTGAAACCAATATTGTCTGTTTTGTGCACAACGGCccacatttatttatttttggttgCACGAGTGACAACCTCCTAAGAGGTCACCCGTCATGGATGGCTCTCACTAAAGCACACTTAACTCTAGAGTTTCCTCTCATTCACAATCAAATGCGTACAAAACTTGTTGGTAATATACGAGGCATGACATTCCCTATGGCCGTGGACATAAGATAACGATGTGGGATTCACCTAACCGTATTATTATAGATGATCATATGATTTTCATTATTTAAAGTCACATAAATGATAAATCACTTTCAAAAACGCACCCCCAACATGTGAACCAGAGAATGTTATATTATATAACGAGTCGTATAGGAGTAATGCAATCGGCAAGAATACCTGAGATTTTTGTTGTTCACTATATGTCCTAGCTGAAACAGGTGTAGTGATCGAAGGGGACATGTTTGACTCTTGTTTGACCGGAAGAGACCAAGATCGATTCCCGTGGAATATGGACTTAATCTTGGTAACAATAGGGCTTTCAGGATGCAGAAGAGGACTTCTTTCACCGTCACGAGGAGTCTTCTCTTTAAATCTTACACCTTTAACAACCCGTGATGAGGTACCGCCTTTAGATGCATCTATTTGAGCATGTCTTGTTGGTATTTTGAGCGACAAATCTGAACGACGTGTGTTTTTTTCAGAATTTTTAACCTCATTTGTGGATTCCTTCACACTGTTATCAACCTGCAGACCGATCAAATCATGAAATGATCACACAGTTTATAAACTTTTTGTGAATTTATGGCTAGGCTGCCTTTTATACAAACACACTATCCACACACCACTACATGAGTACATATCATACGGCCATTTGACGACATGAGGAAACGGTCATATGGGTCATATGAGGTGGTGGCCGCCAAATCATGCGGCCCGTATGATGTGTTTGACTGACAAAGATATGACTGACAGGGCCGGCCGTGAGAActcgtgtaccctgttcgagctcgaaaaaatgtgcccgtaggccttaacgaaattgggtattgggctcactaaaggtctaaatcTAATACCAaaggggttaataactaatctaaaccataagaatagtaagggggcctatgttggtgtttgtatgagtgtaccctattaaaaaaatattttacatatacatatcaggtttttttcagaaaaaaatgtgcccctcgaaatatcgggccctggccggtggtcctccccgcccaccctcagGGCCGGCCATGATGACTGATGTGTCGATTGACGCCCTATGACCATTTTTCGCCTAGTTATATGGCTCGTATGATGTGATAGACACGCTAGTGTACATTATCAGAGTGATGTGTGTATATAGCAACACTATGTATCTAACTATACAGCAGAAATTGCGGCATGAATCAAGAAAGTGAGGGAAAAATTCCAAGATCCAGTTATGATAAGATTTATGTGGTGTGGCATCACCAAGCAACAAACTTTGGCTAAATCTACAAATGGGTACACATTTAAACTTCAAGAATCACCCAAAAtcacaaaacccacaaacaaAATAAATTTAGCATCGGAAGCAGCAACAGATGAAAACAACAAAAGGAAGACAGAAGAAGAAGAACCGAACCTCTGAAGCATTAATGTCATCATCGTCAACAACCGTAATTTCATGGGATGTTTGCATCGTCGATGAGCGAAGAAGCTATGAAAATGGTGTGCTTGAAACAGTCTCTGATTTTTACTAACAATTATTATATCAGATAACACATTTGAATTTGTGTCCTATGGGCATGATAAACATGTCAAAGAATAATTTTCATGATAAATGGTGTCTTGGATTCATGTATGAATTATCTGTCAAGTTTTTGTATTTATCTCAGAAATAATATCAATAATATGCTGCAAGTTGATTGATCATATTTTGGACAATACATGTGCAGTGCAGTCACCATTGCATGCTTTCATACATTTTGAcaagtcttttttttttctcgATAATATGTATATCGATCTTATAAGTTTTAATTGTGTGTTATTTATAGGAAATGATTTGTAAGaataaaataaaattagtttTTGATGAATATATATTCTTTTATTGTGACGTTAGAgtaaactttttatttttatttttagtttcatTTTTTATTAATGTATGCAAGTCAATTATTGTGACAAGCAAGATTACATGTTTTCTATTATTAAATTTATTATTGTTCGTTATGTCTATCCTCGACCTTTGCCACTTCCAGCTTCGCTCATTCATCACCACCTCACCGGCGACCTTGTAAACCATATAGCCTCGTCGCCATTCGTTTGCCATCTATAGCTAAAACACACCCGTGGACAGCTATATGATCGACTAGGCTCCCTCTTTCATGGGGcctaaatttttattattttttaaacatcttttatatataatttttttacacAAAGCATATAATTAAATTTAAAAGTTAAAACCCAATATGTTTTGAAAGTTGAAACCTACTAACTTATCCTATTTAGTTTAGGTCCATTAGTTTAGAcccatattaaaaaaaatatatataaaaaaaaaaaaaaaaaaaaaaaaaaaaaaaaaaacactcaatgTCATTTAACCTGATTAAACCCAATAATGTTTAGTATACCTGCCTAGGCCCACTCTCTCATGTATCATAGATACCTAAGATATGATTCCCGTTTAGTATACCTTcttgggtcaaacgggtcaaGTGTATAACATTTGGTTTCAAGTTGGTTGTACTCTCTTTTCCTGTTCGAACCCGCAATCTCGATCAATTAACACACCAACTCGATTGATCTTTTTATGTACAAAAGTTTGCAAACAACATGAGTACAAAACAAACTTTGTATGTTACTACTACCCTAGTCACTGAAACATCTCTATACATATGAGGGAGATACATAAAACAAAGGCATCCCAAACTATTCCATATTATGTACAATTTCCAAAAGCAAAACCAACTTAACTAGTCCACTTCACCAACTATTCCATTTTATGTTATAAGGTCTTTCTGGGAATCATATCTAGATTTTAATGAACGCGCTAACGGCGTCTTGTTATTTTCTGCACGGAGATTTAACGTGGATCATGTTTTACGGTCTTTCTGGGAATCAACACCCCCCTTCCTTGAAGTCTTGTTGGCAGATGATTGttctttaagagcttctttctcTAATCTTTTCTTTTCGGCATCCGCTTGCTGTTTATTATCATCGCGTGCTTTCTTGAACATTTTAGCAAACACTGCCAGAATTTGTGTTACTGCACATACAACCCCAACAATGCATGAGATCTTTGACAAAGATCCTACTAAATAATTATGACTACGAAAACCTATATTATtacaataataatattattttccAAATAAACCAATACAAAAGGTTGTATGGATTAAATATACACTTTGTACCATTtggcttggttttaaaaagcgcgcccTAGGCGCAAAGCGCAGCGCCTGGGGCTTTTTTGCTTCTCGCCTTGTGTAATTACAGGAAGCGACCAAAAGGCacattttttgatgtttttttgtgggctttttggcctgaggcgcgcgcctcatgtAACTTAGGCGTTTTACTGCATAAAAATGTTGTACCTTGGGTTTTTTGACTTGTACATGTAATTAAAATGGTATAAAAGCCTTACTTATAGCTATATTTTAGTTAAAGgaagctaaaaacctatgggatatataaaaaaaattatataaacatcttgcgcctcgggtacgaaaagcccaccgctaggggtgtgcaaaaaaccgaattaaccgaaccataaccgaattaaccgacaaaaccgaaccaaataaaaaaccggtgggtcggttaatggtttttttgaaaactgaatgtagcgggtcggttatggttatcattttttccatacccaccataaccgaaccgaaccgaaccgacatgtaataaatctttgtaggatttagaacttttcaccatatttttaatatttgatgtttttcaCTGAAGATTTTTAGTACGTATTgatttttcatatcattttgtggttttggttgaatgtttatttgaatttatggaatgtatcatatcactttatttgaatattcgatgataattggtattaatattatagattatatgaattttttaataatatgtaatatactaatatatacaaatatgcaataacaatttattccattttaaaaaaattaagctatatttagctaagctaaatacacggttaaccacccataaccgactCGGTTATTggaaaaccataaccataaccgatcggtcaAAACCAACCCATACCGACCCAGCACACCCCTacccaccgcttttgcgctttgcgcttcgcgcctcaattttagaccttgtcgcttttgtgcgcctctcgctttttaaaaccaagaccATTTCAAACCATTTCCACTTTGATTACCATTTTTTGGAGGTTTTACCCGTTTGACTCGTTAGACATCACCCGAATCAAAACATGGAAtgttgttttaataaaaatgaaatacAAGACCGAACCTTGTTCAAAGGGGCAACGAACGGGATCCTCTCCAAAATACTGTGAAAGTGAATCTGCATTTCTTCCCTACAAAGCATATATTGTTAAAACAAGTTCACATCAACATGTGAATATGTGATAAGAATATTAAAGATTAGTAACAAAACTCACCACTTCAGTATACAAGGAGATTAGCGCCCGCACTTCAGCTTCAGCAGTATCAAGAAAACCCTTCAACGcctgaaagttttttttttttttttttttttttttacgataATACCCATTAGTTCTCCTGTACCTTGCAAATATTAACAGTTTATATATCAAGAACTCGCCTTTTGGAAGCCAGCAGATATAGCACCGTCGTTTTCAGAAGCAGTGAGTTCCTGCTCAACCTTTTCAAGACCTTTACTCACTGCTTGCATTTCTTCAGCCAATGTCTTCAATTGTATCTTTTAATTCAGTTATGAAATAAACTGgttataaaaattcaaaaagaaataaaaaacaaTTTATATTGACATACCTTGGAAGCAGCTTCTAAATGACCCAGATCCTTGTCGAAATCTAGCAAATGTGGCATCTTCTCAGCAAGGAGCTAGTGAAGATATCATAAGTTACATAAGTAACCAAAATAAACACATTTTTAAATTGAGAAATATATGTATAAGATATACTAGAAGAGTGTGCGCGCGATGCGGCAGGGAACATAGACACTGCCAGGGTGTGCATGGTTTCGGTTATTATCCTCAACCAAATCCACtcgttagtctattttattaaccaatcggttttggttaatcagtttggtttatttGGTTAGATGGACGTTTTTGGTTCAGTTCGTTTCATTTCGATTAATAGTCAACACCAAACTTGGGCTTAGAAATACACGAAGTTGAGATATAcatacatgaaatggatgtataaatacatgaaatgaaagtataaatacatgaaatggaggaataaaatatgaaatttttttagaaaaaaaaaatattaacgtacgAAAAAGTTATGACCATTCAAAAATCGTAGTGTAGTTAGTTTTTATAAGGGGGATAAAGTGTAACTACTAATTAATTAACTAGAATTTGATTAAAGATGGGGGATTAATGTGTAATTAGTGTTTGAAGGATAATTTACCCCCATTTTAGGGTTGTACCTTATGcattaaaaaaaaatatcttaCATAATTACGCACGTTGTAAAAAAATCAAAACCCGCATGCCACGAAACATGAAAGTTACGCATGTTAAACTCAAAATTACACGTGGGTTGTTTCAACCCTAAGTACGTTAAGGGACTTTTGTATTTTAAACTCTCTCTTATAATATAGTACAGATAATAAAAATAACCTTTAAAAAAACTCAGCAATATATCTACCTTACATAGATAATGCATCAAAGTCATCTTATTGTTCCTTGCACGTGTATCAGACAGTTTGAGAAGGCTGTCCAACTTAAATCCAATGGCAGATCCTGTAACACAAATCGCACATGTCTTTGTATAAATTATGACACCAGTGACGGAACTCAAAAAATCTAAAATCTCCAAAGTCCAAACAAGTTAATATCACTTCAGCTATTCGTTTAACTATACCTCGAGCAGTGCCTTGGTTTAATGCATTTCCGAGTGTAAGAATTGTCTGCATTATTTGACGTAACTTTGCAGATTCCTtgatctatattatatatttgATTATTATGATCCaataaaaaatgagaaaaatgtccGGTTAGTCCCTGTGGTTGGGAAAAATTTCACtgttagtccccaactttctaaaattacactcTTGTTCCATGTGGTTTGCTcggttgttactcggatagtccgcCGCTTGGATGGCTGTTAGTTTTCTCGGTTAAGTGGGTgtaaatgacaaaattacccttactttaaatttatatttaagtaataataataataatggtggGGCCACTTTAATTTTAGCATGTTTAGTtattatttttaatgtttttatttgtttttttaagatAAGGGGTGTTTTTGTAATTTCACACACACTTAACAGGACAAACTAACGAACATCCACTCTAGGGACTATCC
The Helianthus annuus cultivar XRQ/B chromosome 6, HanXRQr2.0-SUNRISE, whole genome shotgun sequence genome window above contains:
- the LOC110865053 gene encoding uncharacterized protein LOC110865053, translating into MQTSHEITVVDDDDINASEVDNSVKESTNEVKNSEKNTRRSDLSLKIPTRHAQIDASKGGTSSRVVKGVRFKEKTPRDGERSPLLHPESPIVTKIKSIFHGNRSWSLPVKQESNMSPSITTPVSARTYSEQQKSQIMAVKPHVSRSLSVPLRNIVVVRSVSFAARKDNDQIESADDEIIPAQVETEEEIDEEEAVCRICMEPCAEGNQLKMECSCKGALRLVHEECAVKWFNLRGDKTCEVCRREVSNLPVTLFRMRSYAQRQNINARNQQGLSPETISAWQDFVRLVLISTLCYFFVIEQLLIDELKTQAVVIAAPFAFTFGLLSSTLAVKLAIPEYIWRYAVLEFALVAMLLHLFYSWLQLKAIYAVMVSSVIGFGLAMTLNELYIRYTFWRLQIPREDNIVS